Proteins from a genomic interval of Pseudomonas sp. RC10:
- a CDS encoding glutathione S-transferase family protein — translation MYTVYGDYNSGNCYKIKLMLNLLGAEYQWVPVDILNGETETEAFLAKNPNGKIPVLELEDGTCLWESNAILNFLAEGTPYLLTEPRLRTQVLQWQFFEQYSHEPTIAVARFIQFYLGLPEARLEEYRSMHKRGYKALKVMEQQLLRTPFLVGEQFSIADIALYAYTHVAHQGGFDLAQFPAIQAWLARVQQQPGYVGMLD, via the coding sequence ATGTACACGGTTTACGGCGATTACAATTCAGGCAACTGCTACAAGATCAAGCTGATGCTCAACCTGCTGGGCGCAGAATACCAATGGGTGCCGGTGGACATCCTCAATGGCGAGACCGAGACCGAAGCGTTTCTGGCGAAGAACCCCAATGGCAAGATTCCTGTGCTGGAACTGGAAGACGGAACGTGCCTGTGGGAGTCCAACGCGATCCTCAATTTCCTCGCCGAAGGCACACCCTATCTATTGACCGAACCCCGCCTGCGTACGCAGGTGTTGCAGTGGCAATTCTTCGAGCAGTACAGCCACGAGCCGACCATTGCCGTGGCGCGTTTCATCCAGTTTTACTTGGGGCTGCCGGAGGCGCGGCTGGAGGAATACCGCTCGATGCACAAGCGCGGTTACAAGGCGTTGAAGGTCATGGAGCAGCAGCTGTTGCGCACGCCGTTCCTGGTGGGTGAGCAGTTTTCCATCGCCGACATCGCGCTGTACGCCTACACCCACGTGGCGCATCAGGGCGGCTTCGACCTCGCTCAGTTCCCGGCGATTCAGGCCTGGCTGGCGCGGGTTCAGCAACAACCGGGCTACG
- a CDS encoding MarR family transcriptional regulator produces MLDLKNSSTQQIAMEAFFYGYQAFTAKADEMLDRRGLSRVHQRIVFFIARYPGLSVKELLTVLGVSKQALNTPLRQLVEMELVLSVAPEDDKRKRLLALTEEGAKFEESLRREQVKLLQKVFKDAGREAVDGWLAVNQALGKTLNRG; encoded by the coding sequence ATGCTTGACCTTAAAAATTCATCGACGCAGCAAATTGCCATGGAGGCGTTTTTCTACGGCTACCAGGCTTTCACCGCGAAGGCCGATGAAATGCTCGATCGCCGGGGCCTGAGCCGTGTGCACCAGCGCATCGTCTTTTTCATCGCCCGCTACCCTGGTTTGAGCGTGAAAGAACTGCTGACCGTGCTTGGGGTGAGCAAACAGGCGCTGAACACACCGCTGCGACAGCTGGTCGAGATGGAACTGGTGCTCAGCGTTGCCCCCGAAGACGACAAGCGCAAACGGCTGCTGGCGCTGACCGAGGAAGGCGCGAAGTTTGAAGAGTCGCTGCGTCGCGAGCAGGTGAAACTGCTGCAGAAGGTGTTCAAGGACGCCGGACGGGAAGCGGTGGACGGTTGGCTGGCAGTGAATCAGGCGTTGGGTAAAACACTGAATCGAGGCTGA
- a CDS encoding PLP-dependent aminotransferase family protein encodes MAFSERVTRLKSSLIREILAAAQRPEMMSFAGGLPAETMLPQSDWSDMPRSIGQYGMSEGEPQLREVLAAQARALGIACEASQVMIVSGSQQTLDLAAKLYIDKGTEILLEGPTYLAALQIFQLFGADCLTVPLLAEGPDLDVLRQRLEQHTPSFAYLIPTFQNPSAVRYSETARDAVAALLDEFGVTLIEDEPYRDLTFDGGSARPIVSRLKQASWIYTGTVSKTLMPGLRVGYLIASKDLFPHLLKLKQAADLHTNRVGQWQALQWISSEPYERHLVELRDFYRTRRDQFEAALQRHFSDLAEWNSPQGGLFFWLTLKDKLDTRTLLDTALAQNVAFMPGEPFFTDPDANPGYLRLNFSHIDPARLDEGLKRLAAVIKQAQQALAA; translated from the coding sequence ATGGCATTTTCTGAACGCGTCACCCGTTTGAAGAGTTCGCTGATTCGCGAAATCCTGGCCGCTGCCCAGCGCCCTGAAATGATGTCGTTCGCCGGTGGCCTGCCTGCCGAGACCATGCTGCCCCAGAGCGACTGGTCCGACATGCCCCGCAGCATTGGTCAGTACGGCATGAGCGAAGGTGAACCGCAATTGCGCGAAGTGCTTGCGGCGCAAGCCCGGGCGTTGGGCATTGCCTGCGAGGCGAGCCAGGTGATGATTGTCAGCGGCTCCCAACAGACGCTCGATCTGGCCGCCAAGCTGTATATCGACAAGGGCACCGAAATCCTGCTGGAGGGCCCGACCTATCTCGCGGCCTTGCAGATTTTCCAGCTGTTCGGCGCCGATTGTCTGACCGTGCCGTTGCTCGCCGAAGGCCCGGACCTTGACGTTTTGCGCCAGCGACTGGAGCAGCACACGCCGTCATTCGCTTACTTGATTCCTACGTTCCAAAACCCGTCCGCCGTGCGCTACAGCGAAACCGCAAGGGATGCCGTGGCCGCCTTGCTGGACGAGTTTGGCGTGACGTTGATCGAAGACGAACCCTATCGCGACCTGACGTTTGACGGCGGCAGCGCTCGCCCCATCGTCAGTCGGTTGAAGCAGGCCAGCTGGATCTACACCGGCACCGTGTCGAAAACCTTGATGCCCGGGTTGCGCGTGGGCTATCTGATCGCGTCGAAGGATCTGTTCCCACACTTGCTGAAACTCAAGCAAGCGGCTGATCTGCACACCAACCGCGTCGGTCAGTGGCAGGCTTTGCAGTGGATCAGCAGCGAGCCTTATGAGCGGCATCTGGTCGAATTGCGTGATTTTTACCGCACCCGTCGAGACCAGTTCGAAGCGGCCTTGCAGCGGCACTTCAGCGATCTCGCTGAATGGAACAGTCCACAAGGAGGGCTGTTCTTCTGGCTGACACTCAAGGATAAACTCGACACCCGCACACTGCTTGATACCGCGCTGGCGCAAAATGTCGCGTTCATGCCCGGAGAACCGTTTTTCACTGACCCGGACGCCAATCCCGGTTACCTGCGCCTGAATTTCAGCCACATCGACCCGGCGCGGCTGGACGAAGGCCTGAAGCGACTGGCCGCTGTCATCAAACAGGCGCAACAGGCCCTCGCGGCCTGA
- a CDS encoding benzoate/H(+) symporter BenE family transporter encodes MTDATHTPLRPLTDTSPSAIVAGFIAMMTGVTSSLVLIFQAGQAAGLTSAQISSWIWALFMGMALCSIGLSLRYRSPITVAWSTPGAALLITSLGHVAYPEAIGAYMTSALLVFICGITGSFEKLVKRLPTSLAAALLAGILFKIGSEIFVAAQHRTGLVLGMFFTYLIVKRFSPRYAVLVTLLVGVALSAMLGMLNFTGFNLEVAVPVWTTPSFSWGATISIGIPLFVVAMTSQNMPGIAVLRADDYQVPSSPLISATGLISLITAPFGAHGITMAAISAAICTGPHAHEDRNKRYTAAIWCGLFYAIAGIFGATLAALFAAFPKELVLSIAALALFGSIINGLTVAMNEPKEREAALITFMVTASGLTLFSIGSAFWGIVAGVLTLVILNYRK; translated from the coding sequence ATGACTGACGCGACCCATACGCCGCTGCGCCCGCTCACTGACACTTCGCCCTCGGCCATCGTGGCGGGCTTCATCGCGATGATGACCGGGGTCACCAGTTCGCTGGTGTTGATCTTTCAGGCGGGGCAAGCCGCCGGGTTGACCTCGGCGCAGATTTCTTCCTGGATCTGGGCGTTGTTCATGGGCATGGCGCTGTGCAGCATCGGCCTTTCGCTGCGCTACCGTTCGCCGATCACAGTGGCTTGGTCCACGCCGGGCGCGGCGTTGCTGATCACCAGCTTGGGGCATGTGGCTTATCCCGAAGCCATCGGCGCCTACATGACCAGCGCGCTACTTGTATTCATCTGCGGGATTACCGGCAGTTTCGAAAAGCTGGTCAAGCGTCTGCCCACCTCACTGGCGGCAGCCCTGCTGGCAGGAATTCTGTTCAAGATCGGCAGCGAAATCTTTGTCGCCGCGCAGCACCGCACCGGCCTGGTGCTGGGGATGTTTTTCACCTACCTGATCGTCAAACGCTTCTCGCCACGCTACGCGGTGCTGGTGACGCTGCTGGTGGGCGTGGCGTTATCGGCCATGCTCGGCATGTTGAATTTCACCGGTTTCAATCTGGAAGTCGCGGTGCCGGTCTGGACCACTCCCTCATTCTCGTGGGGCGCGACCATCAGCATTGGTATTCCGCTGTTCGTCGTGGCCATGACCTCGCAGAACATGCCGGGCATCGCCGTGTTGCGCGCCGATGATTATCAGGTTCCCTCCTCGCCGTTGATCAGCGCCACCGGGCTGATCTCACTGATCACCGCCCCGTTCGGTGCCCACGGCATCACCATGGCCGCCATCAGCGCGGCCATCTGCACCGGGCCTCATGCCCACGAAGACCGCAACAAACGCTACACGGCGGCCATCTGGTGCGGGCTGTTCTACGCGATTGCCGGGATTTTCGGGGCGACGCTGGCAGCCCTGTTCGCGGCCTTTCCGAAGGAGCTGGTGCTGTCGATTGCGGCACTGGCCCTGTTCGGCTCGATCATCAATGGCCTGACCGTGGCGATGAACGAACCCAAGGAGCGCGAAGCGGCGCTGATCACCTTCATGGTCACCGCGTCTGGGCTGACGCTGTTCTCCATCGGATCGGCGTTCTGGGGGATCGTGGCGGGGGTGTTGACGTTAGTGATTTTGAATTATCGGAAGTAA